The Nocardioides panzhihuensis genome has a segment encoding these proteins:
- a CDS encoding DUF488 family protein produces MDEPRTPRLVSVGYEGRDAQELTEYLKGARVDVLIDVRLNPISRKPGLSKTRLAQNLRSNGIQYIHYRELGNPKDNREGFRSGDLSAHERFREILREDDAERALGHVSELLDCEVVALLCFEQDHASCHRGLVAEALAEKVPALAIDRV; encoded by the coding sequence ATGGACGAACCACGTACGCCCCGACTCGTCAGCGTCGGTTACGAGGGTCGTGATGCTCAGGAGCTCACCGAGTACCTCAAGGGTGCGCGAGTTGACGTGCTGATCGATGTACGCCTCAACCCCATATCCCGCAAGCCAGGGCTGTCGAAAACTCGGCTGGCTCAGAATCTTCGCAGCAACGGCATCCAGTACATCCATTATCGGGAGCTCGGAAACCCGAAGGACAACCGCGAGGGCTTCCGGTCGGGTGATCTGTCCGCGCATGAGCGATTCAGAGAAATCCTTCGCGAGGACGACGCTGAGCGCGCGCTCGGGCATGTATCAGAGTTGCTCGACTGCGAAGTTGTGGCGTTGCTCTGCTTCGAACAAGATCACGCGTCTTGCCATAGAGGGCTAGTTGCGGAGGCCCTCGCTGAAAAGGTACCCGCTCTGGCTATCGACCGAGTCTAG
- a CDS encoding MmcQ/YjbR family DNA-binding protein has translation METLQDVARIIGELPEVTEGERYGHPTWSVRGKGFAWLRPFSKADLKRFGDQTPPVPPIIAVNTAGLHEKEGVLAAGIDGVFTIEHFNNYPAVLIELNVIAPGDLRDLLVDAWLAAAPAELVEAFDG, from the coding sequence ATGGAGACGCTCCAAGACGTGGCTCGGATAATCGGTGAACTGCCCGAGGTCACCGAGGGCGAGCGTTACGGGCATCCGACCTGGTCCGTACGCGGCAAGGGCTTCGCCTGGCTACGCCCGTTCAGCAAGGCTGACCTCAAGCGCTTCGGCGACCAGACCCCACCCGTCCCGCCGATCATCGCGGTCAACACGGCCGGCCTGCACGAGAAGGAAGGCGTGCTCGCCGCCGGCATCGACGGCGTCTTCACCATCGAGCACTTCAACAACTACCCGGCCGTACTCATCGAGCTCAACGTCATCGCTCCAGGCGACCTCCGCGATCTGCTGGTCGACGCCTGGCTAGCCGCCGCCCCGGCTGAGCTGGTCGAGGCCTTCGACGGCTGA
- a CDS encoding matrixin family metalloprotease — protein sequence MRPITAVLAGLLAMAMVGVLAPTAHAYATFGGHKLTYGINNQHYWLDTSAANSHTAAITDGVGLWNATQDTWAWYTRTSTKSSSRLDFYRRSTESGVYCAATQMYVDTRAVDPRDTNWWWAKVTIDPAFHNTDSCGAISHRKGIIAHEQGHAMGLAHTSNSGTLMYTGISGTSVNAPTQDDRNGIIALYGRRS from the coding sequence TTGAGGCCGATCACCGCGGTCCTGGCGGGGCTGCTTGCGATGGCGATGGTCGGCGTGCTCGCCCCCACGGCGCACGCCTACGCGACCTTCGGCGGCCATAAGCTCACCTACGGGATCAACAACCAGCACTACTGGCTGGACACCTCGGCCGCAAACAGCCACACGGCCGCCATCACCGACGGTGTCGGACTCTGGAATGCGACCCAGGACACATGGGCCTGGTACACACGAACGTCCACCAAGAGCTCGAGCCGTCTTGACTTCTACCGGCGGTCCACCGAATCGGGCGTCTATTGCGCGGCGACCCAGATGTACGTCGACACTCGCGCGGTGGACCCGCGCGACACGAACTGGTGGTGGGCGAAGGTCACGATCGACCCGGCGTTCCATAACACGGACAGCTGCGGGGCGATATCCCACCGGAAGGGAATCATCGCCCATGAGCAGGGGCATGCGATGGGTCTTGCTCATACGTCGAACAGCGGCACACTGATGTACACAGGCATCTCTGGCACGAGCGTCAACGCACCTACGCAGGACGACCGAAATGGCATCATCGCACTCTACGGACGGAGGTCCTGA
- a CDS encoding nitroreductase family deazaflavin-dependent oxidoreductase, whose amino-acid sequence MTSTIDSVVSRLLRTRAVVRAPIWLYRHRAGWLLGSRMLMLEHIGRRSGVPRYVCLEVVERPSVDEIVVVSGFGTAAQWYRNLLAEPACRVSIGKRTSVAAQARFLSEEEAVAALGRYQEAHPKAWQRLRGAIETAVGHEVEVLPMVNLRLLGD is encoded by the coding sequence GTGACGTCCACGATCGACTCTGTCGTATCTCGGTTGCTGCGGACTCGGGCCGTAGTACGTGCGCCGATCTGGCTCTATCGGCACCGGGCCGGGTGGCTCCTCGGATCCCGGATGTTGATGCTCGAACACATCGGACGCCGATCAGGGGTCCCGCGATATGTCTGCCTCGAGGTCGTCGAGCGGCCGAGCGTGGACGAGATCGTGGTGGTGAGCGGCTTCGGCACCGCGGCGCAGTGGTATCGGAACCTCCTGGCCGAGCCTGCATGTCGCGTCAGCATCGGGAAGCGTACGAGCGTCGCGGCGCAGGCGAGGTTCCTCTCGGAGGAGGAGGCTGTCGCTGCGCTGGGTCGGTATCAGGAGGCGCACCCGAAGGCCTGGCAGCGACTGCGCGGTGCGATCGAGACGGCGGTCGGTCACGAGGTCGAGGTACTGCCGATGGTGAACCTGAGACTCCTAGGGGACTGA
- a CDS encoding nitroreductase family deazaflavin-dependent oxidoreductase yields the protein MRRKWLWLLKNTLNRVTTRAARSGRGPFSLVRHVGRKSGKTYETPIIVARVPEGFIAELTYGEDVNWYRNIVAAGGCELLVDGQWHQVSAIEPYSSEAGREAFGYPAKLVLKVLRRHEFRLLRTA from the coding sequence ATGCGTCGCAAGTGGCTGTGGTTGCTCAAGAACACGCTCAACCGGGTGACGACGCGGGCGGCTCGCTCGGGTCGCGGCCCGTTCTCGCTCGTGCGTCACGTCGGGCGAAAGTCAGGGAAGACGTACGAGACGCCGATCATCGTCGCGCGGGTGCCGGAGGGGTTCATCGCGGAGCTGACCTACGGCGAGGACGTGAACTGGTACCGCAACATCGTTGCCGCTGGCGGCTGCGAGCTGCTGGTCGACGGGCAATGGCACCAGGTCTCCGCGATCGAGCCCTATTCGTCCGAAGCGGGGCGGGAGGCGTTCGGCTATCCGGCCAAGCTCGTGCTGAAGGTGCTGCGGCGGCACGAGTTCAGGCTGCTGCGTACGGCCTGA
- a CDS encoding TetR/AcrR family transcriptional regulator has translation MIRRVPGALVPRDEILQAAAELFVNRGFAATSTRDIAEKVGIRQASLYYHFEGKSGILAELLELSVRPSLEKVEEIERECPIDVPEAALYLLALIDVDTLATVPHNIGRLYRMPDVRSSEVFEEFQPAFRELAAAYGRLGAGIASNPVAATVGVDQLGGLLIQVVEVVIRIRSRCDDVTGAHARAIAATCLRICGASEERIARAAVVADELLPTYVAAGR, from the coding sequence GTGATCCGACGCGTGCCAGGCGCGCTCGTTCCACGCGACGAGATCCTCCAGGCGGCGGCCGAGCTCTTCGTCAACCGTGGGTTCGCGGCGACCTCGACGCGGGATATCGCGGAGAAGGTCGGTATCCGGCAGGCGTCGCTCTACTACCACTTCGAAGGCAAGTCCGGCATCCTCGCTGAGCTCCTCGAGCTCTCGGTGCGGCCCAGTCTCGAGAAGGTCGAGGAGATCGAGCGGGAGTGTCCGATCGACGTCCCGGAGGCGGCGCTATATCTGCTCGCGCTGATCGACGTGGACACTCTCGCGACGGTGCCGCACAACATCGGCAGGCTCTATCGGATGCCGGACGTCAGGAGCAGCGAGGTCTTCGAGGAGTTCCAGCCCGCGTTTCGGGAGCTGGCTGCTGCGTACGGTCGGCTGGGTGCTGGCATTGCGAGCAACCCCGTGGCCGCCACGGTGGGCGTGGACCAGCTGGGTGGGCTGCTGATCCAGGTGGTCGAGGTGGTGATCCGGATCCGCTCCCGCTGCGACGATGTCACCGGTGCTCATGCGCGGGCCATCGCGGCGACCTGTCTTCGGATCTGCGGCGCGTCGGAGGAGAGGATCGCTCGCGCTGCAGTCGTGGCCGACGAGCTCCTGCCGACGTACGTCGCAGCGGGCCGATGA
- a CDS encoding NUDIX domain-containing protein: MNSLRPSAGAFVLDDPGRILLIRRNDTGNWTMPGGAMEPGESLTACAVRETFEETGITIEVTGLVGIWTDPRHRIEDTTNGEVRQECSIIYAGRYLAGEPTPSAENTHAEWLYPEVIPSLQMDRSQRSRIDWALNRNFPHLDPNP, translated from the coding sequence GCTCGACGACCCGGGCAGGATCCTGCTGATCCGCCGCAACGACACCGGCAACTGGACGATGCCGGGCGGCGCGATGGAGCCCGGTGAGTCGCTGACGGCATGCGCGGTCCGCGAGACCTTCGAGGAGACCGGCATCACCATCGAGGTGACCGGCCTGGTCGGCATCTGGACCGACCCGCGCCATCGCATCGAAGACACCACCAACGGCGAGGTACGCCAGGAGTGCTCCATCATCTACGCCGGCCGCTACCTCGCCGGCGAGCCCACTCCATCAGCGGAGAACACCCACGCCGAATGGCTATATCCCGAGGTCATTCCCAGCCTTCAGATGGACCGCAGCCAACGCAGCAGGATCGACTGGGCCCTCAACCGCAACTTCCCGCACCTCGATCCCAACCCCTGA